From a region of the Methylomonas rapida genome:
- a CDS encoding GspH/FimT family protein, protein MPFAVQSQQGFTLLELIIVLLISVLGFAVVGSNISSGNPGTRLQAAARDIASALRYAHGQALVTRKPVSVAVNLDGNSYRISNRDKVYQLDAQIEISLTVAEEEFSEEREGSIRFFPDGSSTGGRITLEWGRQVRRIDVNWITGAVVISSVKIPGIARFFVARQAVDAQV, encoded by the coding sequence GTGCCGTTTGCGGTTCAGAGCCAACAAGGCTTTACGTTGCTGGAGCTGATCATCGTCTTGTTGATCAGCGTGCTGGGCTTTGCGGTCGTCGGCAGCAATATTTCTTCCGGCAATCCAGGCACCCGCTTGCAGGCAGCCGCAAGGGACATCGCATCGGCCTTGCGTTATGCCCATGGCCAGGCCCTGGTGACTCGCAAGCCTGTCAGTGTGGCGGTCAATCTGGACGGTAACAGTTATCGCATCAGTAATCGTGACAAAGTCTACCAACTGGATGCGCAAATCGAGATTTCGCTGACCGTCGCCGAGGAGGAATTCAGCGAAGAGCGGGAAGGTAGCATTCGGTTTTTCCCGGACGGTTCCTCGACCGGTGGCCGCATTACCCTGGAATGGGGCCGGCAAGTCCGCCGCATCGATGTCAACTGGATCACCGGCGCTGTCGTCATATCTTCTGTAAAGATCCCCGGCATTGCTCGATTTTTTGTGGCACGGCAGGCTGTCGATGCGCAAGTATAA
- a CDS encoding type IV pilus modification PilV family protein: MRKYKGFSLLEILVAFAIMAVALTIVLRIFGSGVNAAVVSEEYTLAVQIAESLMARLGVETPLQSGEFYGTEGDKYDWLVRMEPVAGPAFIGKRFGSRPEQEQDQAPIPLQLMAVKVRVSWGEDDDNQRALELHALKLFREPAL; encoded by the coding sequence ATGCGCAAGTATAAAGGCTTTTCCTTGCTGGAGATTTTGGTGGCCTTCGCCATCATGGCAGTGGCGTTGACCATCGTGCTTCGCATCTTTGGTTCCGGCGTCAATGCGGCTGTCGTATCCGAGGAATACACCTTGGCGGTTCAAATCGCCGAATCACTGATGGCGCGACTGGGCGTGGAAACGCCGTTGCAGAGCGGCGAGTTTTACGGGACCGAAGGCGATAAATACGATTGGCTCGTCAGAATGGAGCCGGTCGCGGGGCCCGCGTTCATCGGCAAAAGATTCGGTTCCCGGCCCGAGCAGGAACAAGACCAAGCACCGATTCCGCTGCAATTGATGGCCGTCAAGGTGAGGGTGAGTTGGGGCGAGGATGACGACAATCAGCGTGCGCTGGAATTGCACGCGCTCAAGCTATTCCGGGAACCGGCCTTGTGA
- the gspG gene encoding type II secretion system major pseudopilin GspG has translation MQHTIRRSRGFTLLELLVVLGIIALLAGIVGPQVMKHMGASKTKAAKVQIEDLAAALDMYKLDEGRYPTQQQGLSALVEKPSDAKRWNGPYLRKEKIPQDPWMNDYHYVYPGQHGSFDLFSYGADEKEGGEGEDQDINSWE, from the coding sequence ATGCAACACACTATCCGCCGCTCGCGCGGTTTTACCTTGCTGGAACTGTTGGTGGTTTTGGGGATCATCGCGCTTTTGGCCGGTATCGTCGGCCCGCAAGTGATGAAACACATGGGCGCTTCCAAAACCAAGGCCGCCAAAGTCCAAATCGAGGATCTGGCGGCGGCACTGGATATGTATAAATTGGATGAAGGTCGCTATCCCACCCAGCAACAAGGTCTGAGCGCGTTGGTCGAAAAACCGTCCGACGCCAAGCGCTGGAATGGGCCGTATTTGCGTAAGGAAAAAATTCCGCAAGACCCCTGGATGAACGATTATCACTATGTCTATCCCGGCCAGCACGGCAGTTTCGATTTGTTCAGCTACGGCGCCGATGAAAAAGAAGGCGGCGAGGGCGAGGATCAGGATATCAATAGCTGGGAATGA
- a CDS encoding type II secretion system minor pseudopilin, with protein MSLIRSPQSGLALVIVLWVLTLLTLMAGSFAMTMRRDNSVSLALKNNAEALAQAESGIILAQFMLAQTEPELRWQADGTVYRLLKPDSEVRIRILSEAGKIDINTSNETQLTALLAAVVKDDWEQQRLLNAILDWRDADDDTRTLGAERRQYQMARLSYGPSNQAFQTLEELQLVLGMNEAIFTAIQPFITLYSGQAEVNINTASPELLSLLASELKKRNIQDVALENRLAKTGEANGDAEAGAGLAGESETYTILAEAMVHGEAVAGLEVVVKSQGGEADMPYQILDWKQNVQGPSLFDEAMGYAVITIQDEFRYDDRY; from the coding sequence ATGTCTTTGATTCGCTCGCCCCAGTCGGGTTTGGCATTGGTCATCGTACTCTGGGTTTTGACCTTGTTGACTTTGATGGCCGGCAGTTTTGCGATGACGATGCGCCGGGATAACAGTGTTAGCCTGGCGTTGAAAAACAATGCCGAGGCACTGGCGCAAGCCGAAAGCGGTATAATATTGGCTCAATTCATGCTTGCTCAGACTGAGCCGGAACTGCGCTGGCAAGCCGATGGCACGGTGTACCGGTTGCTCAAGCCAGACAGCGAGGTTCGCATACGCATTCTGTCGGAAGCCGGCAAAATCGACATCAATACCTCGAACGAAACGCAATTGACTGCATTGCTCGCCGCGGTAGTCAAGGATGATTGGGAACAACAACGGCTTTTGAACGCCATCCTGGATTGGCGTGATGCCGATGACGACACCCGGACGCTGGGCGCGGAAAGGCGGCAGTATCAGATGGCACGATTGTCTTACGGCCCCAGCAACCAAGCGTTTCAGACGCTCGAGGAGTTGCAATTGGTCTTGGGCATGAATGAAGCGATATTCACCGCGATACAACCCTTCATTACCCTTTATTCCGGACAAGCGGAAGTGAATATAAACACGGCGAGTCCCGAATTATTGAGCTTGCTGGCGAGTGAGTTGAAAAAACGAAACATTCAGGACGTCGCCCTGGAAAACCGCTTGGCGAAGACAGGCGAAGCCAACGGCGATGCTGAAGCTGGAGCTGGCTTGGCTGGCGAAAGCGAAACCTATACTATTCTTGCGGAAGCGATGGTGCATGGCGAAGCAGTCGCCGGCTTGGAGGTTGTCGTGAAAAGCCAGGGCGGCGAAGCGGACATGCCTTATCAGATACTCGACTGGAAACAAAATGTACAAGGGCCGTCGTTATTCGACGAGGCAATGGGATACGCGGTAATCACGATTCAAGATGAATTTAGATACGACGATAGATATTGA
- a CDS encoding prepilin-type N-terminal cleavage/methylation domain-containing protein, with protein sequence MKSVRDNGFTLIEVLIAMTLLSVMVVLLFASLRIAAESWNAGESKVSALNNKAVVYQFFKRHLTTIRPVPMLDERGDQAADGQQAFQGLMQSLRFVAALPASSARKGLQIFTITLAPDDPSTLWVNLTPYRQADADAEVDATPARPEILLENIEELRFSYFGKTEDVAELQWRDEWTLADRLPSLIKVSIILADGSYWPEMVFPVKITQLATPEAVAEGETSDDVQ encoded by the coding sequence GTGAAGTCGGTTCGCGATAACGGTTTCACATTGATAGAAGTATTGATCGCCATGACACTGTTGAGCGTCATGGTGGTTTTGCTGTTCGCCAGTTTGCGTATCGCGGCCGAGAGCTGGAACGCCGGCGAAAGCAAGGTTTCCGCACTGAATAACAAGGCCGTCGTTTACCAGTTTTTCAAGCGCCACCTGACGACTATTCGTCCGGTACCAATGCTGGATGAGCGGGGCGATCAGGCAGCCGATGGCCAGCAGGCCTTCCAGGGCTTGATGCAGAGCCTGCGTTTCGTGGCGGCATTACCCGCCAGTTCCGCCCGTAAAGGATTGCAGATTTTCACGATAACCTTGGCTCCCGACGATCCTTCAACCTTATGGGTAAACCTAACGCCTTATCGTCAGGCCGATGCCGATGCGGAAGTCGATGCGACACCCGCGCGGCCGGAAATCTTGCTGGAAAATATCGAGGAATTACGATTTTCTTATTTCGGTAAAACAGAGGATGTCGCCGAGTTGCAGTGGCGCGATGAATGGACCTTGGCCGATCGCTTGCCCAGTCTGATCAAGGTTTCCATCATTCTCGCCGATGGTAGTTATTGGCCCGAAATGGTGTTCCCGGTAAAAATCACACAACTTGCCACCCCGGAGGCGGTAGCCGAAGGCGAAACGAGCGACGATGTCCAGTAA